GCTCGACGTAGGGGGGCCGACGCATGAGGTTCTTCCCCATAGGTGTCGATCGACCTCTTTCCCTTTAAGTCCCGAATGGAAAGATGTTCCGTTCGATTTTCTCGCTCTACCCGGCGACCTTCCGTGGAAACTACAGGCTCCTGTACTTGTCATTCGACCAtcgcctgttgttgttgttgctccaatatcttcgTCACTTGAGCCTGTATTAATGTGTCGAGATCCTCTCGCGTCAGCGTCACTGTTGTGAGTCGTCCAGTGTCTTCTATCTTCTTGCTCGGACGCAGGTTGAATTTTCACAAATgacgccaaaatgatcctgtccgaaggcacGAAGTTGGAAAGCCGGGGAGGTGGTAGTTCCGCTGACTACATGAAGACCTCTCtctctgcaaaacaaaaccaaaatcaAGGAAGATGTCCATGGTGTTGGCTCTCCGACGCTAAAGTCAGAAACAGGAGAGGAAAAAAAGTGTATCAAGGATAAAgatttttctttccttcttcatACCTGGCGTGCTCTTTATATACCTTTTCTTGTGACCCTCCATCTTCCCTGTTCAATGATATTCATTACCGGTAGAGGAtgtctttgtcttgacttcttctcatttaatgatagatAAAGTGTTCTATTTGGTTTTCTCTTTATTAATTATccgtcttttcctcttttatcattttattGCTTCATTAAGTGTATAATACCAACGCCATTCTTCAAGCCATACGGGTGGTCCGCTCAGCTCGGGCTCTCGGTCCGCGTGGCTTGTTCTCCTACTGACCGGATTAACTATAATTGTTTACTCAGATGGCCGATCTGACAAGGGACTCTCCGATCGGCCAATAATCTGCTTCCCTggtgttgaccgtcttgacttttaCCTACACCGTGGCCATTGACTCGTGCCAGGTAGGCTCTTCCTTACCGCCGCATTAGCGTCCATTCGGACCTTGTTCTCGAACGAGATTGGGTCGGCTAAAGAGTGTTGACCATCTCGAGGACTCGGTCCCTTGGAGAACTTAGCTCTTTTGAGGACTCGACTCTTCTGAGGACTCAGCTCTTATGAGGACTCGACCCTTCTGAGGACTCGACTCGGATTTCGTCGAGCTAGGAGGACTCGGAATTCGATCAGGCAAAAGGTCAGATTGGCGACCCTTATGAGGACTCGACTTGGGATTATGTCGAGCCGGGAGGACTCATAATTCAATCGGGTAAAAGGTCCGATCGGCGGTCCTTCTGAGGATTTGactagggctgcaaacgaatTGAGTCGGCTCGCGattttttcgagccggctcgaaaaatattcgattcatatttgaatttatcgaattcgagccgaactcaaacatgttcgaactttttttcgagccgaactcgagcccaaattatattattcaagccgctcgcgagcttaatatttattaatataagttaaatatatgttaaataaataaatttcaaacttattttcgaacaataattcgaatagttcacgaacatgttcgaatatttcgagccgaactcgaactcgAGTCCTAATTCGAACCAAACTCGAaccaaacatttaaaatttttcgAGCTACGAATCGAGCTCAAACTCGAATATAtctatttcgagccgaattcgagccttaaatttttctGTATATTCagctcgattcgattcgtttacacccctagaTTTGTCTCGAGATTTAGTCGAGCTGGGAGGACTCGAAATTCAATCGGAAAGAAGGTTAGATCGGCGGCCCTTCTAAGGACTCCGCTCAGGATTCCGTCAAGCCAGGAGGACTCGGGAATCCGATAGGACTAGTGGTTTGATGAGTTGGAATATTCGGCCAAGGCGCTAACCTCAAGTGTTGTCCTCTTTTTTAACTTTGATCGTCACATCAACCAACTCCCTTGATTTCGACCCTCATCTTAGGGGCCCTACCTTATTTTTTCCTATCAATAGTCATGACTAACTTGAATTACTTCAATGGCAAGAAGCATTCTTGTACATCGCATACGATACATGTGAGCTAAGAGAGCTTGTTTTGCTTGCTTAGGAAGATACTTGAGTGATTTTCGAAAGAGAGAGAAATCTGATTGTATGCTGATGCAAGTGTCAATATTCTTTAGTTGTTTGCACATTTTCAGAGACAATTCGTAACAATTGTATGCTCAACTGGTCAGTTTTTACAACAAAAAGCTTGCAACTTCTGTTCCTTGAAATTTATTTGAACATTATTATTCACTTATGTCAGAAACTGTGTTTtggttagtaattttttttttttggtattctGAATATCTTGCAGACACATCTGATTGATACTATCATTATCTATCTATATCTGCCTATCTTTAAGTTAGATACTACTCCGTTGGTGCATATAGATGCCTCAAATAACTTGCTCCACTCTTCATCATGTGCTTGTGCCGTTGTATTATATAATTGTTGATTTAACACATGTTGACCGATTGAAGTTTGTGGATTCATCATATGATTTAAGCATCTTCGTTTCTTGCAAGTCCACATCTATTGTAGATCCCTACATCATCTGGTTGTTTAAGCATGTTAGCCTTGTTTTTTCACATGATACATCCTTAATTTACTTTTGAATTCAGCCTTCCAACATGGTATTTTTGAAGTATAAATACTTCAAATTACAATGTTTTCCCTTCAAATGGTGTCATCTTGGTCAATTCTACAAGTCATTAATTAGTGTAACATAATGACTTggtgattttatttatttattttggttaAAAAACTATGAACAAATAAATTGCCAAAAACTGAATATTTTATATCTACAATCTGTTTTTCCAACAATCTCTTGGTAAAAAACAAAGGTGCATACAACGCAATTTCACATTCAATTATTACATCTTCCATAAACAAAAAACACAACGGTCCAGAACAAACTTCAGGATCCACATCCACAAACTTTCACCATTGAAAGAGGACCCAACAAAGTCAGTTCTCACAATGAGAGTTGCTGCTTTCAGAGTTAGACGGCGACGACGACGAAGATGGTGCATTCCACGATGAGTTCGCTCGGCTCTGCGAAGAAGGCGATAACGAGAAGAGTCCATTGAAAGGCCATGGGACAGGAACCCATAGCCCGTTATGATCTCTAGCCCCCCTCTCAACACTGGCGCCATGACCATCACTAGACCCATTTGGAAATTTTGATTCATCAGCAGGCAACTGAGACCTACAGACGGGGCAGGAGCTGTGGAGCTCCAGCCATGGCAAGATGCAATCACTATGGAACTTATGCCTGCACGGCATCTCTTTCGCTTCCATATCGATGTCGAAGTCCTCGAGACAGATCGAACAGCCTGCGGCAGCTTCCTCGATCTTGACCGTGGGCAGGGCATCTATGGCCTCTTTCTTAGCTGGTGGAGTGCCGTACCCGCTCGGATCATTGTCTTCCAAATGCTGCAACAGGATGTCCAGTCCGGGGCCGATGAAGTAGTCCCCCAACGAGGCGCCGACGCCGCCGCTGTTGATCGATTCCTCAGGGCCTCCGTTTCGGTTTGTGTCCGACGATCCTTGGAGAAGTAGGGCCTGGTTGAAAGGGTCGATGAGAATTAggttttccctttccctttcccttgcccTTTCCAGACCCGCTTCCATGTTGCCTATGCCTGACCTCAGATCGTCTTGCAGGCTCTGAAGCAGCCGGATAATGGCAGATCCCCTGCGCCTCCGCCTCACGAAGTTCTCGAACTCGCGATCCAGATTGGGGCCTCTTCTGGATCTCGGTCGCCGAGCTGACCCGCCCAGCATCTCTAGCAAGATCGGAGCCCAGAGGGCGAGGGACGGATCGGAGTCGGAGCCATTTAGTCCCCCGCTCTCCATCTCTTCCACGAAGCCATCGTCGCAAAGGGGGCACTTCAGTTCTGGTTCCGCGACCGGATTCACCATTCGGCCGCAGGCATGGCACCAGTATCTTGCAGCGGGCGCTTCACTCATCTCGCCTCCGATGCTGCAAAAGCAAAATGAATCGATGGAAAAACCACTTCTTGGAAGAGCAGATCTGATCATATCTTAGCTCCGGCGAAACGGTTGAATCCAGGCATAGATCAGGGTCGTGAGAAGAAGAGAAACGCACAAACAGAGGCGACGACAAGTTTCATCTACTGGTCAAATGCTCCAAGAAGAGGAGCCAAAAATGGAATCCCTCAGCATCCTGCAATCAAAGAAAGG
The genomic region above belongs to Zingiber officinale cultivar Zhangliang chromosome 11A, Zo_v1.1, whole genome shotgun sequence and contains:
- the LOC122032305 gene encoding E3 ubiquitin-protein ligase SIRP1-like isoform X1, with amino-acid sequence MIRSALPRSGFSIDSFCFCSIGGEMSEAPAARYWCHACGRMVNPVAEPELKCPLCDDGFVEEMESGGLNGSDSDPSLALWAPILLEMLGGSARRPRSRRGPNLDREFENFVRRRRRGSAIIRLLQSLQDDLRSGIGNMEAGLERARERERENLILIDPFNQALLLQGSSDTNRNGGPEESINSGGVGASLGDYFIGPGLDILLQHLEDNDPSGYGTPPAKKEAIDALPTVKIEEAAAGCSICLEDFDIDMEAKEMPCRHKFHSDCILPWLELHSSCPVCRSQLPADESKFPNGSSDGHGASVERGARDHNGLWVPVPWPFNGLFSLSPSSQSRANSSWNAPSSSSSPSNSESSNSHCEN
- the LOC122032305 gene encoding E3 ubiquitin-protein ligase SIRP1-like isoform X2, giving the protein MSEAPAARYWCHACGRMVNPVAEPELKCPLCDDGFVEEMESGGLNGSDSDPSLALWAPILLEMLGGSARRPRSRRGPNLDREFENFVRRRRRGSAIIRLLQSLQDDLRSGIGNMEAGLERARERERENLILIDPFNQALLLQGSSDTNRNGGPEESINSGGVGASLGDYFIGPGLDILLQHLEDNDPSGYGTPPAKKEAIDALPTVKIEEAAAGCSICLEDFDIDMEAKEMPCRHKFHSDCILPWLELHSSCPVCRSQLPADESKFPNGSSDGHGASVERGARDHNGLWVPVPWPFNGLFSLSPSSQSRANSSWNAPSSSSSPSNSESSNSHCEN